In Gallus gallus isolate bGalGal1 chromosome Z, bGalGal1.mat.broiler.GRCg7b, whole genome shotgun sequence, one DNA window encodes the following:
- the PMAIP1 gene encoding phorbol-12-myristate-13-acetate-induced protein 1, which produces MMPGRTIRKPAPPAAPAERDAVAECALELRRIGDKADLQQKVLNLITKLFCPKT; this is translated from the exons ATGATGCCCGGCAGGACGATTCGCAAACCtgcgccgcccgccgcgcctGCAG AGCGGGACGCGGTGGCTGAGTGCGCGCTGGAGCTGCGCAGGATCGGAGACAAGGCGGACCTGCAGCAGAAAGTCCTGAACCTCATCACGAAACTGTTCTGCCCCAAAACGTGA